The DNA sequence TCTACTACCAAAGCAGCTCACCCAGAGTTTTTTCTACTCCTATATGTGCAGCTGATATTCACcataataaaaaaattctaaaaactctacaaaggaattaatcttgaataatgatataataattaaatttatttataatataatatattgtattttaaaaataaattttatactAAATAAGAGAATATTATATACGTTTACGGGAACAAAGATATTGATATTAACATATGTAATCTACTCTTACGTTAAAAAAATAGTGTTAGTTAGTGTTTGGactgatattaaaattttatgattgcttagaaattaactgaattttaaatttcaccattgttaggttactaaatttattttaattcaaatatttattaaattattataaagtaGGTTTTAGTTATCTTATAAAtcatttatttactaattatcaactttaattcatttattagctgattcccacttatttttttcatatttaacaaatttatccaaaaatCAAATAGACAGCAACACACCAATACATTCATTCTACAGACTCACTCTAGGGCCTTAACACAACTCGGTCACAACCATCTTTCCCCTCTCTCAAAAAAGACATGGATAATGGAATGTAAGGCCATAAATATTGTTCATGCATATATTTAGAGTCACTACAGATGTCTTACCATAAATGTCTGTTTTCAAGTTTAGAAACCAcaactaaaaataattgaagatagtAAGCTAATTACTCACCACTCATTAGAATTCTATAAGGTTAGAACCTTCCCCACAAAAGGATGATTGAAATAATACTGTGCATGCTAACTTTTTTTCACTATCCACCTAACACAATCACAAATACACGACAATAATTGCTGCTTTCCAAGTTCTGACaaagttatattttttaaaagatgATTTTACTACCAAAGCAGCTCAGTGATAATTTTTCTACTCCTAATAGCAACTACAATGCAAATGTCAGGTTGCCTAATTAAAGTGGGACCCAACTTATATCACCTCAACAAAAATGGCATCTCTAGATAGTGAACAACTTATTCAAATGCTAAGATTCATTTGTCAGAAGTGTTATACCTTTAGCATTCAACACTTGTGCAACCCGGTTCAATTCTCATAGCTCCAatgcaaaataaaagaaaaatgaggaGGGAGGATGTCTAAAGGCTCTCAAATGGGCAGCACTGGAGCTGCTGCAGCACTCCATTGCTCACCCCACTAATGCATGCTAACCTTTTTCCATTATCCACCTAACACAAACAAATAGAGAtctatatgtgtgtgtatataatgACAATAAATTGCTGCTTTCCAAGACATTTGATATTCACCCTACcaaaaaaattctaaaaactctacaaaggaattaatcttgaataatgatataaaaattaaatttttttataatataataaattatatttgaaAAAGTAAATTTCATACTAAATAAGATAATCTTATATAAGTTTAGGAGAACAAAGATATTGATATTAACATATGAAATCTACTTTTACGTTAAAAGAATAGTGTTAGTTATTATTTGGCatgatattaaaattttatgattgcttagaaattaaattaattttaaatttcaccattgtttgttatgcccaaaaattggtataaacaatattcagattgaGATTGATTAAATAGTCAAAACTGGGGAAAGAAAACGGCTAAAATTAAGGAACAGATAAAGTTATGGAAGAAAAGTAGGCGCGCCCTGTGTGTAGGAAGGATGCGCCCTATAGTTTGATGGCTGATAAATAGGTTTCTTTCAATGGACCCCATGTATAGTAGACTCTGTGGAGTGTTCTGTTTTCGCCATTTTTGCACACCATGTTGATTGTCCCTTTGCCCTCAATTTGTACTCGAGATCCATCACCAAACTTCACATGTCCTCGTAGTGTCTTGTCCAACTTTTCAATTTTTTCACGACACTCCGGTCATGTGGTTACTTGCTCCGTTATCGAGATACCACATATTATCTGTTTCCTCCTTTGTGTTCGATTTTGATCCTTCACTGAGCAAAATCACACCGTTTGTTGTTTCTTTACTTATTGTCATTAGGAGAGCAGGTTCATCATCAGCTGTTTGTGACAAATGCACTTTTCCGCGATGCACTTTGTCCCTCTTCGGTTTTCTACATTCGGCAGCGAAATGCCCATATGCTCCACAGTTGAAACACTTTATTTTACTTCGATCAATTCTGTCATGACCTCCCTGATTATCCCGTCCATGAAAACCGTTTCCACCTCGATTAGATATTTGCAGCCACTCTTCACGTGTAAGCAGAAGCTTCCCACTACTGGCTTCATATTTTGACCATTCTTCCTCATTTATGAGTAGTTGTTGCCCTTCTTTGCTCTCACCTTGTCCTGAAAGATGTTATTCATGAGCCTTCAACGAGCCAATTACCTCCACTATAGACATTGTTTCTAAATTGCCAAATTGCTCAAGTGTTGAGGCAATTTGTAGAAACTTTGTTGGAACTGCCCGTAGGATTTTCTTCACAACGTACTTCTCTCCAATTGATTCTCCAAGTGCCATGATCTTCGCAACCCAGCCATTCAATTTCAAATAAAAGTCATCCAATTGCTCCGTCTCATTCATCTTCAGCGACTCAACTCCGCCTTGAGAGTTTGGGCCTTAAATTTCTTCACCCTATCAGCACCTAAAGACGTTGTTTTAATGGCTGCCCAGACTTGTTTGGCAGTTGTACGCTCCGCTAGTGTCAACAGCAGTTCTTCTGAGATTTCCTGGTAGATCATCGCCATAGCACGTTTATCCGCCTTGTCCTCGATGGGTGCTTTTGGGTCCTTGGGCTCTACTGCTTCCTACACGTTATATGCCTGCAAATATACTTTCATTTTCATAGCCCAGGCAAGTATAATTTGTTTTTGTTAGCATTGGGTAGCTAAGCCCAATTTGCCCGTCTTTGCCCTTGCTTGAATCTGCCATTGTTGTGTCTCGATAGTACGTTTCTCTAACTGTTTATAGTGCTCTGATACCAGATGTTAGAAAGTAAAGATAATTGTTTACAAATGCAACTGGGATTACAGAATGAAACAGGAAGAATTACACGATGAATAAAGAAAGCAGCTAACATCCATAACTCCTACAAACCAGGTCACACTCTTGATTTATCTCCATGAACACCAAACTGACTATAACTACTTCAACGTGTACACGTTAGTTTATTCAAAACATTATTAAATAAAACAAACAAATAGAACATGTTTAGAATTAAACTCAACAACAAGTACACGATAATAAGTTGCTGCTTTCCAAGTTCTAACAGAGTAATTTTTTAAAAGACGATTCTACTACCAAAACAGCTCACTGATAGTTTTTCTA is a window from the Apium graveolens cultivar Ventura chromosome 1, ASM990537v1, whole genome shotgun sequence genome containing:
- the LOC141718336 gene encoding uncharacterized protein LOC141718336, which encodes MNETEQLDDFYLKLNGWVAKIMALGESIGEKYVVKKILRAVPTKFLQIASTLEQFGQGESKEGQQLLINEEEWSKYEASSGKLLLTREEWLQISNRGGNGFHGRDNQGGHDRIDRSKIKCFNCGAYGHFAAECRKPKRDKVHRGKVHLSQTADDEPALLMTISKETTNGVILLSEGSKSNTKEETDNMWYLDNGASNHMTGVS